Proteins from a genomic interval of Trachemys scripta elegans isolate TJP31775 chromosome 25, CAS_Tse_1.0, whole genome shotgun sequence:
- the LOC117869979 gene encoding protein mono-ADP-ribosyltransferase TIPARP-like, with protein MAAGSDAPAAPPCARLARLKRSRRLAFRLPVALQIKAQAQLLRHRPPEPAGAAAAPSLPSPAPPAGDPHGERVELALREAEAAPELAPEAGPGCEELTLDHLLEIVAQLEYHTHPEDGVEICPLFLLGCCFSGACCPQHHTLLPYHWQLWQTASLPPGWLSVGPEAHETLERLYSDPERTLVRASYQGVAFDIDLVAMQVWNSPRFSRVRRLGTSSAPGSPFGTTHVYYWRALGGWEPYSQPFTESIETALWSGQQEALCSTAEHSYQLNLRAGYQRNLATGTLRPLRARPVFRAPALLLPELRTLSGSLYLGPPPAPGPPPAQPYPETWVPLAPGQDWHQAPVAVEERGFRLIYGLFHKSLPEARYRLERVWRVQNPFLWDKYKRKQSHMSRQMSPEQRLRNERHLFHGTAAGVVPAICKHNLDPRLSGKHAAIYGQGSYFARRASYSHRYAPPAEAGLRHVFLCKVLVGRSALGQPALRRPPPLDPGDPASDLYDSCVDSLSDPQIYVVFDNDQCYPYFLLQYRELEEVVKVD; from the exons ATGGCGGCCGGCAGTGATGCCCCTGCGGCCCCGCCGTGCGCCCGGCTCGCTCGCCTCAAACGCTCCCGCCGTTTGGCGTTCCGCCTCCCCGTTGCGCTGCAGATCAAGGCCCAGGCGCAGCTGCTCCGCCACCGTCCCCCAGAGCCGGCTGGGGCCGCcgcagcccccagcctgccctcccCGGCGCCCCCCGCTGGCGACCCCCACGGGGAGCGAGTGGAGCTGGCGCTGCGGGAGGCGGAGGCGGCTCCGGAGCTGGCCCCCGAGGCCGGGCCTGGGTGCGAGGAACTGACCTTGGACCACCTGCTGGAGATCGTGGCCCAGCTGGAGTACCACACCCACCCCGAAGATGGGGTGGAGATCTGCCCCCTCTTCCTCCtgggctgctgcttctctggggcctgctgcccccagcaccaCACCCTGCTGCCCTACCACTGGCAGCTGTGGCAGACGGCCAGCCTCCCGCCTGGCTGGCTGAGCGTCGGGCCCGAGGCCCACGAGACGCTGGAGCGGCTCTACAGCGACCCCGAGCGCACCCTTGTGCGGGCCTCCTACCA GGGGGTCGCCTTCGACATCGACCTGGTGGCCATGCAGGTGTGGAACAGCCCCCGCTTCAGCCGGGTCCGGCGCCTCGGCACCTCGTCCGCACCTGGCTCCCCCTTCGGCACCACCCACGTCTACTACTGGCGAGCGCTCGGCGGCTGGGAACCGTACAGCCAG cccttcaCGGAGAGCATTGAGACGGCGCTGTGGAGCgggcagcaggaggcgctgtgcagCACGGCCGAGCACAGCTACCAGCTTAACCTGCGGGCCGGCTACCAGCGCAACCTGGCTACGGGCACCCTGCGCCCCCTGCGGGCCCGGCCCGTCTTCCGCGCCCCCGCCCTGCTGCTGCCGGAGCTACG GACGCTCTCCGGCAGCCTGTACCTGGGCCCCCCGCcagccccgggcccccccccggCGCAGCCCTACCCCGAGACCTGGGTGCCACTGGCCCCCGGGCAGGACTGGCACCAGGCTCCGGTGGCGGTGGAGGAGCGCGGCTTCCGCCTCATCTACGGGCTCTTCCACAAGAGCCTGCCCGAGGCACGGTACCGCCTGGAGCGCGTCTGGCGGGTGCAGAACCCCTTCCTGTGGGACAAATACAAGCG GAAGCAGAGCCACATGAGCCGGCAGATGTCCCCGGAGCAGCGGCTGCGGAACGAGCGTCACCTCTTCCACGGGACAGCGGCGGGTGTGGTGCCGGCCATCTGCAAACACAACCTGGACCCCCGTCTGTCAGGGAAACACGCCGCCATCTACGGGCAGGGCAGCTACTTCGCCCGCCGGGCCAGCTACTCCCACCGCTACGCGCCCCCGGCCGAAGCCGGCCTGCGCCACGTCTTCCTCTGCAAGGTGCTGGTGGGGCGCTCGGCCCTGGGGCAGCCGGCCCTGCGCCGGCCCCCGCCCCTGGACCCCGGCGACCCAGCCAGCGACCTGTATGACTCGTGCGTGGACAGCCTGAGCGACCCCCAGATCTACGTTGTCTTCGACAACGACCAGTGCTACCCCTACTTCCTCCTCCAGTACCGCGAGCTGGAGGAGGTGGTGAAGGTGGACTGa